Proteins encoded by one window of Octopus bimaculoides isolate UCB-OBI-ISO-001 chromosome 4, ASM119413v2, whole genome shotgun sequence:
- the LOC106870222 gene encoding EEF1A lysine methyltransferase 1 — translation MIVPKIGMETKEQPDVNPLDEFYTNPIKRFYTLSSTESDSSDDPPNEEMENIMKETIEFSYENTDEFPENWYYSQFWYDEPTTKHITKKIHEICKDREKSQVGNSKQRVCCLCCPTIFRRLLKEPPKNSEVFLFDVDEAKCQVLGSNYIFYDFNRPKEMDEKFQGSFDIVVADTPHFTEICIRKIIITIQHVKNSTCQIMLCTTLDDKLLKYVDEELKLKKTDWKIGHACGLENPYACFTNLNDRFLNVKMET, via the exons atgatagtgcccaaaatag GAATGGAAACGAAAGAGCAGCCCGATGTCAACCCGCTGGATGAATTTTATACGAACCCGATTAA GAGATTTTACACTCTATCATCAACTGAGAGTGACAGCAGTGATGATCCACCAAACGAGGAAATGGAGAATATTATGAAAGAGACTATAGAATTTTCATATGAAAATACTGATGAATTTCCTGAAAACTGG TATTATAGTCAGTTCTGGTATGATGAACCAACTACTAAGCATATAACGAAGAAGATCCATGAAATATGTAAAGACCGTGAAAAAAGTCAAGTCGGGAATTCAAAGCAACg AGTTTGCTGTCTCTGCTGTCCTACTATTTTCCGAAGGCTTCTTAAGGAACCTCCTAAAAATTCTGAAGTATTcctttttgatgttgatgaagcTAAATGCCAGGTGTTGGGGTCTAATTATATATTCTATGACTTCAACCGACCAAAAGAAATGGACGAAAAATTTCAAGGGAGCTTTGATATAGTGGTAGCTGATACACCACATTTCACTGAAATTTGCATCCGAAAAATTATTATAACCATTCAGCATGTAAAGAATTCAACGTGCCAGATTATGCTATGCACAACTCTAG acgaCAAGCTTCTAAAATATGTTGATGAAGAGCTTAAGCTGAAGAAAACTGATTGGAAAATAGGGCATGCATGCGGACTGGAAAATCCATATGCATGTTTTACTAATCTCAAT